The DNA window gaaaacaataaataacatttGTTTCTTCAGAACCTATTATTTATTCAAGtcaaaagaaaaaggaaatacTACATGTTTGAGTTTGTTGAACAGGAATTCAAGCATATCAAGTAGAAAAATAAGAACACAGCTTCTGCTAGGAAACGTTTGGAAACTGTCAAGTGACACTTACGTTACAAAAAGAAAACCTAGAATCATAGAAAGGCTAATCCAATAAATAATCTCAAAGTGCGAAGGATGAGTAATAACCCTGAATCAGACATAACTTATATGAACACATTTCACTCGAATGTTTTACAAAGAAATAGGCTAATCCAAGAAATAATCTCAAAGTGCAAAGGACGAGTAATAACCCTGAATCAGAAAACATTTCACTAGAATGTTTAACAAAGAAATAGGCATTGACAAACAAAAGTTTGCTCAATATGCACACCAAAAATTACAAAATGGTCTAGACATGTAGAGAAAAATCAGGCAAATAGCCCTTCATAATTGAACAATGACGTTATTTGATTAGTTTGAATTAGAGAAAGAGGTCTATCTTTTCGCTCAATAGAGTAGATACATGCATATTGCATCTCATATGCAAATGGCCTTTAACAATTGAACAATGAACAAACATAAGAAATTTTGGTGAATTGCAAATACCATAAAGGAGAAAGACAAATTCACAGCAATTTCTAACATAAACAAAGCATGTTTTAAGTACTTAATTACAACTCCATATATCCTTCCAGCATTGAATAAATTGTCAAGCATTGAGAAAGAGGAAAGAAGAGATGTCAAAAAAGTAAACCTGGAGGGATCTCCATGGGCAGCCAACCAAGGTTCCACCATTGATGCCCCGAATGCATCAGCAATATGCCGATGAAAATCAGCCTTTTTCAATTCCACTCCGCCACCACGCACACTTCCCAAAGACTTACTGCATTCCGCTAGATTAGCCTGCTTTGCCAGCCAATGCAACACCTTTAACCCATCTTCAAATGCAGCAGGATACCGATTCTCCGGAGCAAGTCTATAACCAACCGCTAGGACAATGACATCGCACAACTTGGAAATCCTTCGACAGAAGAAATCATTCGCCACAGAATCGCAACTCCCACTGACAAACCCTCCGCCGTGAAATTGCAATATCACCGGTAGTTTACGGCAGTTAGAAACAGATGGAGCATATCCTCTATATACGCCACTATCCAATTTATTAGAATCATCAGCACCAATAGCGTAGCTATTCCTTCTATGATTTTCTCCAGTTGCCAATCCATTACCCGTCGTCGTATTCGGAGGAGGGGAACCGAAGCTATTACGACGGATAAATGCTTGATTCGGATCGGTAAGAATAGATCCTGGATAAGGGTCGGAGTGTTTCGTCATAGACCTAACCCTAGATTGGGACTTAGAATCAGAGTCGGGTGAGGTTAAACACGTATCTGGAAGAAATATACGAACGGAAAGAGAAGTGAGGGCATCGATGTGAATGTCCTTAGTGGCGACTCCATCGGTGAAGGAAGGATTTGCGGCGGCGATTGATTCCTCTGGCCGAGAAGTAACACCGAATGGATCCTTAGTCTGATCGTTAGGGTCTTGGATCCGATTCTGCAAACGATGCTTAAGAAGAAACTTGAAGAAGACGCTGTAAAGCTTCACAGCAACGCTTGGCATTTCCGTAGCTCGCCGG is part of the Impatiens glandulifera chromosome 1, dImpGla2.1, whole genome shotgun sequence genome and encodes:
- the LOC124917655 gene encoding probable carboxylesterase 11, yielding MPSVAVKLYSVFFKFLLKHRLQNRIQDPNDQTKDPFGVTSRPEESIAAANPSFTDGVATKDIHIDALTSLSVRIFLPDTCLTSPDSDSKSQSRVRSMTKHSDPYPGSILTDPNQAFIRRNSFGSPPPNTTTGNGLATGENHRRNSYAIGADDSNKLDSGVYRGYAPSVSNCRKLPVILQFHGGGFVSGSCDSVANDFFCRRISKLCDVIVLAVGYRLAPENRYPAAFEDGLKVLHWLAKQANLAECSKSLGSVRGGGVELKKADFHRHIADAFGASMVEPWLAAHGDPSRCVLLGVSCGANIADYVARQSIAGGKVLDPVKVVAQVLMYPFFIGSVQTHSEIKLANSYFYDKAMCLLAWKLFLPENEFSLDHPAANPLVADRGPPPLKLMPPTLTIVAELDWMRDRAIAYSEELRKMNVDAPVLEYKDAVHEFATLDMLLKTPQAQACAEDIAIWVKKYISLRGHEFSY